Proteins encoded in a region of the Ignavibacteriales bacterium genome:
- a CDS encoding glycoside hydrolase family 47 protein — MKSLYLTLSACLIIMVNQGYAQNTTNSYSVDKQLLADSVRNEFLHTWNSYKQFAWGHDELKPLSKSFRDWHSASLLMTPIDALDVMYLMELDEEAESTKNFIIENLSFDKDIFVKNFEITIRLLGGLLSNFQLSGDSRLLTLAEDLGKRLLPAFNSPTGMPYMFVNLKTGEVKGDVSNPAEIGTLLIEFGTLSKLTGNPIYFDKAKRALVELYNRRSPIGLVGSSISVTSGIWVDGTSHISGGIDSYYEYLLKCAILFDDEDCLKMWQTSIEAIDKYLSHETQTGLWYGQVNMFRGEITSTRYGSLDAFFPAVLALSGDVEKAARLQKSSDLMWRTFGIEPEEIDYYQMKVTFPSYHLRPEIIESAYYLYHFTGDSIYLNMGKHYFESLIKYCRTENGYSALKNVETKEKTDEMESFFLAETLKYLYLLFADQEVTDFSKVIFNTEAHPIWKTWE; from the coding sequence ATGAAAAGCCTTTATTTAACTCTTTCAGCTTGCCTGATTATTATGGTTAACCAAGGTTATGCTCAGAATACAACAAATAGTTATTCTGTTGACAAGCAGTTGCTTGCTGATTCAGTGCGGAACGAATTTCTTCACACATGGAATTCGTACAAGCAATTTGCCTGGGGTCATGATGAATTGAAACCATTGTCAAAGTCATTTCGAGACTGGCATTCGGCTTCTTTATTGATGACTCCTATTGATGCCCTTGATGTTATGTACTTGATGGAACTGGATGAGGAAGCCGAATCAACTAAAAATTTTATTATAGAAAATTTATCTTTTGATAAGGATATTTTTGTTAAGAATTTCGAAATAACAATTCGATTGCTCGGTGGGCTGCTTAGTAATTTCCAACTTTCCGGTGATAGTCGTCTCCTCACTCTTGCAGAAGATCTTGGAAAGAGACTTTTGCCTGCTTTCAATTCTCCGACGGGAATGCCTTATATGTTTGTCAATCTTAAAACCGGCGAAGTAAAAGGTGATGTAAGCAATCCCGCAGAAATTGGAACATTGTTAATAGAGTTTGGAACACTAAGTAAATTAACCGGTAATCCGATTTATTTTGATAAAGCTAAACGGGCGTTGGTAGAATTATATAATCGCCGATCACCAATCGGACTTGTTGGTTCAAGCATTTCAGTTACCTCTGGAATTTGGGTGGATGGAACAAGTCACATAAGCGGGGGGATAGATTCTTACTATGAGTACTTGTTAAAGTGTGCGATCCTTTTTGATGATGAAGATTGCTTAAAAATGTGGCAAACCAGTATTGAAGCAATAGACAAATATCTTTCTCATGAAACTCAAACCGGTTTATGGTACGGGCAGGTTAATATGTTCAGAGGAGAAATTACCTCAACACGTTACGGTTCATTGGATGCTTTTTTTCCAGCTGTACTTGCTTTAAGCGGCGATGTTGAGAAAGCTGCCCGGCTGCAAAAATCATCAGATCTGATGTGGAGGACTTTTGGAATTGAACCAGAGGAGATTGATTACTATCAAATGAAAGTAACTTTTCCAAGTTATCACCTTCGACCGGAGATAATCGAATCAGCTTATTATCTTTATCATTTCACCGGCGATTCTATCTATTTAAATATGGGTAAGCATTATTTTGAAAGCTTGATTAAATACTGCCGTACTGAAAATGGTTATTCAGCGTTGAAAAATGTAGAGACAAAAGAAAAGACTGATGAAATGGAAAGTTTCTTCCTCGCAGAGACATTAAAATATCTCTATTTACTTTTTGCGGATCAGGAAGTAACAGATTTTTCAAAAGTAATCTTTAATACCGAAGCTCATCCCATCTGGAAAACCTGGGAGTAA
- a CDS encoding glycosyl hydrolase — MSKTITVILFCLSLIFSSIDFAQEKSETDSLKNISLSGLSFRSIGPAVTGGRVIDIAVNPFNHSEYYVASGHGSLWKTTNNGITFAPVFDGNKSYAIGAVKIDPTNPNIVWVGTGENNNQYNVIYGDGIYKSEDGGKTWKNMGLTSSEHIGGIAIDPTNSNIVYVAAMGSLRNSGGDRGIYRTTDGGKNWEKSLSISEFTGCNKVFIDPRYSNIIYAVAHQRMRNLYTGVYGGPESGIYRSTDSGATWDKLKGGLPSEDVGRIGIAISPVNPDYVYAIVEATEKDKGFYKSTDRGASWTKQSSYISSYAFYFQNLYCDVSDVDRVYSDDVLIQVTEDGGKTWRNLGDKNKHVDNHAIWIDPDNNLHLLAGCDGGVYETFDQGKEWDFKSNIPIAEIYKVTTDNDDPFYNVYIGTQDNNSLGGPSRTINSSGITNSDWLFTNAGDGFESQVDWKNPNIIYAQSQNGGLVRFDKKSGENLFIKPQDFADTAYRFDWDAALLISKHDNKRLYFGGNKLLRSDDMGSTWREISPDLTRGVPKEMQKLMGQSWSIDQLARKSANANIVTIAESPLDENILFVGSADGLIHYTTDGGINWNRSTISGLPDYARVHQIIASNHDKLVAYASCHNMVGGDYHPYLYKTIDGGKTWFPINTNLPEKGSTYTIAEDHVEKNLLFVGTQFGIYFSNDGGSEWLALNTGIPPASIMDMEIQKKENDLVVSTFGRGVYILDDYSPLRYLSQETLNKDAEIFPVKDALMFVEANPLGFKGVAFQGSGFYSAQNPEVGAVFTYYIKDEYKSLKEKRRENEKEIQKNGGDIKYPDYNTLKAESEESEAYMLFTITDENKNIVRKIKSDIKKGVNRIVWDFRYAPFTPLSLTPFDSSIPWNEPDKGFMVVPGKYYVSLSKYENQKFTELVPPKEFICKPLNVVSIPAEDKIVLDSFNKKVAELTRAITGADAFRKELVDKLTYLKKAAIESAEIPTDTYENILKIGSDLTELNKKLNGDQLRARYEGAAPTSVKERVETITYALWSTTASPTNTFIKSYDAAASKFGEILHSLKLIEEKVKQIELILETHGAPYTPGRFPEWRRD; from the coding sequence ATGTCAAAAACTATTACTGTAATTTTATTTTGCCTCTCTTTGATTTTTTCTTCGATAGATTTTGCACAAGAAAAATCAGAAACCGATTCACTTAAAAATATTTCATTATCAGGTTTGTCATTCCGCAGTATTGGTCCTGCTGTAACCGGCGGGCGGGTGATTGACATTGCCGTCAATCCATTTAATCACAGTGAATATTATGTTGCCTCCGGTCACGGTTCATTATGGAAAACTACAAACAACGGTATAACATTCGCTCCGGTCTTCGATGGAAATAAATCTTATGCAATCGGTGCGGTTAAAATTGATCCGACGAATCCTAATATAGTTTGGGTTGGAACAGGCGAAAATAATAATCAATATAATGTAATTTATGGCGATGGAATTTATAAAAGTGAGGATGGGGGAAAAACCTGGAAAAATATGGGACTTACCAGTTCTGAACATATCGGCGGAATCGCAATTGATCCTACAAACTCTAATATTGTTTATGTAGCAGCTATGGGCTCATTAAGAAATTCCGGCGGAGACAGAGGAATCTACAGAACAACAGACGGAGGAAAAAATTGGGAAAAATCTTTAAGCATTAGTGAATTTACAGGTTGTAATAAAGTTTTTATTGATCCGCGTTATTCTAATATCATTTATGCAGTAGCTCATCAGCGAATGAGAAATCTTTACACCGGCGTTTACGGCGGACCGGAAAGCGGAATTTATCGAAGTACAGACAGCGGTGCTACATGGGATAAATTAAAAGGAGGCTTACCTTCAGAGGATGTGGGAAGAATCGGTATTGCTATTTCGCCTGTTAATCCCGATTATGTTTATGCAATAGTTGAAGCAACTGAAAAAGATAAAGGATTTTACAAAAGCACAGACCGCGGCGCAAGCTGGACTAAACAGAGCAGTTACATTTCTTCTTATGCTTTTTATTTCCAAAATTTATATTGTGATGTAAGTGATGTTGACAGAGTTTATAGTGATGATGTTCTCATTCAGGTTACTGAGGATGGTGGAAAAACATGGAGAAATTTAGGTGATAAAAACAAACACGTAGATAATCATGCAATCTGGATAGATCCTGATAATAATTTGCATTTACTTGCCGGCTGTGATGGCGGAGTTTACGAAACTTTCGATCAAGGTAAAGAGTGGGATTTCAAATCAAATATTCCTATTGCAGAAATTTATAAAGTTACTACGGATAACGATGATCCATTTTATAATGTTTATATCGGGACTCAAGATAACAATAGTCTCGGCGGACCTTCGCGCACAATTAATTCGAGTGGAATCACTAACTCCGACTGGCTTTTCACAAATGCCGGCGATGGGTTTGAGTCTCAAGTTGATTGGAAAAACCCAAATATAATTTATGCTCAATCACAAAATGGTGGACTGGTACGCTTCGATAAAAAAAGCGGTGAAAATCTTTTCATCAAACCACAGGATTTTGCTGACACGGCTTACCGTTTTGATTGGGATGCTGCACTTTTAATTTCAAAACATGACAATAAACGTCTGTACTTTGGAGGCAATAAGCTGCTTCGCTCAGATGACATGGGAAGCACGTGGAGAGAAATCAGTCCTGATCTTACACGCGGTGTTCCGAAAGAAATGCAGAAACTCATGGGACAAAGTTGGAGTATTGATCAACTTGCACGTAAAAGTGCAAATGCTAATATCGTTACAATTGCCGAATCACCACTTGACGAAAATATTTTGTTTGTCGGCTCTGCTGATGGATTGATTCACTACACAACGGATGGCGGAATAAATTGGAATCGTTCAACAATCAGTGGTTTACCTGATTATGCAAGGGTTCATCAAATAATCGCATCTAATCATGATAAGCTTGTGGCGTATGCATCTTGCCATAACATGGTTGGGGGAGATTATCACCCTTATTTATACAAAACAATTGACGGCGGAAAGACATGGTTCCCAATCAATACTAATCTTCCTGAAAAGGGAAGTACATACACTATTGCAGAAGATCACGTTGAAAAGAATTTACTCTTCGTGGGAACTCAGTTTGGGATATATTTCTCAAACGATGGGGGAAGCGAATGGTTAGCATTGAATACCGGAATTCCACCGGCAAGTATTATGGATATGGAAATCCAAAAAAAGGAAAATGATCTTGTCGTTTCTACATTTGGACGTGGTGTTTATATTTTGGATGATTACTCACCGCTTCGATACTTATCTCAAGAAACTTTAAATAAAGATGCAGAGATATTCCCGGTAAAAGATGCTTTAATGTTTGTGGAAGCAAATCCTTTGGGTTTTAAGGGAGTAGCATTTCAAGGATCGGGATTTTATTCCGCACAAAATCCTGAGGTAGGTGCAGTATTCACTTACTATATTAAAGATGAGTACAAATCCTTAAAAGAAAAAAGAAGAGAAAATGAGAAAGAAATTCAAAAGAATGGAGGAGATATAAAATATCCTGATTATAACACCTTAAAAGCTGAGTCGGAAGAATCTGAGGCTTACATGTTATTTACAATTACAGATGAGAATAAAAATATTGTGCGCAAAATAAAATCTGACATTAAAAAAGGAGTGAATAGAATCGTTTGGGATTTTAGATATGCGCCATTCACTCCTTTATCGCTGACTCCGTTTGATTCCTCGATTCCATGGAATGAACCTGATAAAGGTTTTATGGTAGTCCCGGGCAAATATTATGTATCACTTTCAAAATATGAAAACCAAAAATTTACTGAGCTCGTGCCTCCAAAGGAATTTATTTGTAAGCCGCTTAATGTCGTTTCAATTCCTGCAGAAGATAAAATTGTACTTGATTCTTTCAACAAAAAAGTTGCTGAGTTAACAAGAGCCATTACAGGTGCTGATGCATTTCGTAAAGAGTTAGTTGATAAACTTACTTATTTAAAGAAGGCTGCTATCGAATCTGCGGAAATTCCAACTGATACTTATGAAAACATTCTAAAAATTGGATCAGATTTAACTGAATTAAATAAAAAACTGAATGGCGATCAGCTCAGAGCACGTTACGAAGGGGCTGCACCTACCTCAGTAAAAGAACGAGTGGAAACAATTACTTATGCTTTATGGAGTACAACAGCTTCTCCGACAAATACATTTATAAAATCTTATGATGCAGCAGCAAGTAAGTTTGGTGAAATACTTCATTCACTAAAATTAATTGAAGAGAAGGTAAAACAGATCGAATTAATTCTTGAAACCCACGGTGCTCCATACACACCGGGCAGATTTCCGGAGTGGAGGAGAGATTAA
- a CDS encoding VCBS repeat-containing protein yields the protein MLLNSTKVREALFNSLIMFFCLITFSFEGQSIFPDFALPTKFQDSYLGHFKRGRANIAADFNLDGKIDYYIGNPSDESYVLINNSTPDRIQFRPGPVLLSGDLAWGGVAFDYDNDGDYDLFISCGANEGIGFDYLFRNDWILNGVVTGRLSFKDVTSTAGVAGPIPGSSPRFNPTFNSKQFLPDNIDLSGDCGGNVSFVFDTVYHKGNYDGPGSPIMTASANAVVADYDQDGDDDLFVNGNIVSNSNPDYPELIGRNTLYRNNSDGTFTDVTFEAGLAGSLLPTRNSTFLDYDNDGDADLYENNLNYQNILWRNNGDGTFTDVTVAVSTNNDISYPHSSFGSGASDINNDGWEDIIAFMRTNTDEGSPYAPGHAVFLNRFGNQFFNAAAEMGINLGYESIGANGVMGCMVGDLNGDGVPDFYIGNGGPGSGTADKLFMSSAGSFELSVPTYDDYTSYIDYPSNIPAGLPVPPYPYRTHGVNFTDVNDDGILEITVVNGGTASAGDSVQEPNRLFMLNSLITYNYFMVQPVGDGVSVSKDAIGTRFALTISDRERNVRTIYRTLFGGSCFSAQNGFYVHFGIGSADTIEELKITWPDGTVTVITSGLAINTKNVVNYLTGSNIVLNKDTNPNIEIGDLSYELNQNYPNPFNPSTIIKYQVPAEGEVQLIIYDGLGKQVASLVNQVQSPGSYEINFDAKDLSSGIYFYQLRAGSFNQIKKMILLK from the coding sequence ATGTTATTGAACAGTACTAAAGTCAGAGAAGCACTTTTTAACTCATTAATAATGTTTTTTTGTCTGATAACATTCTCATTTGAGGGGCAGAGTATTTTCCCTGATTTCGCACTCCCAACTAAATTTCAGGACTCATATTTAGGACATTTTAAACGTGGTCGAGCTAATATTGCTGCTGATTTTAATCTTGATGGAAAAATTGATTATTATATCGGCAACCCCAGTGATGAATCATATGTTTTGATAAATAACTCTACACCGGATCGTATTCAATTTCGACCGGGACCAGTTTTGCTATCCGGTGATCTTGCATGGGGTGGTGTAGCCTTTGATTATGACAATGATGGAGATTATGATCTCTTTATTTCTTGTGGTGCTAATGAAGGAATCGGATTTGATTATTTATTTAGAAATGACTGGATACTTAACGGAGTGGTGACAGGTAGATTAAGTTTCAAAGATGTAACTTCTACTGCCGGAGTTGCGGGTCCGATCCCTGGCAGCAGCCCAAGGTTTAATCCTACTTTTAATTCAAAACAATTTCTGCCGGATAATATTGACTTATCAGGTGATTGTGGAGGAAATGTTTCTTTTGTTTTTGATACAGTTTACCACAAAGGAAATTATGATGGTCCGGGTAGTCCAATAATGACTGCAAGCGCAAACGCTGTTGTTGCTGACTACGATCAGGATGGTGATGATGATTTATTTGTAAACGGTAATATAGTATCGAATTCCAATCCTGACTATCCTGAATTAATCGGCAGAAATACTCTTTACCGAAACAACAGTGATGGAACATTTACCGATGTAACTTTTGAGGCCGGACTAGCAGGTAGTCTTTTACCAACAAGAAATTCCACATTTTTAGATTATGATAATGATGGTGATGCCGATCTTTATGAAAATAATTTAAACTATCAGAATATTTTATGGCGCAATAACGGTGATGGCACTTTTACCGATGTAACGGTAGCGGTTTCAACAAATAATGATATCAGTTATCCTCATTCTTCTTTTGGAAGCGGCGCTTCTGATATTAACAATGATGGCTGGGAAGATATTATTGCATTTATGCGAACCAATACGGATGAGGGAAGCCCTTATGCGCCCGGTCATGCAGTGTTCCTAAATAGATTTGGCAATCAATTTTTTAATGCAGCAGCAGAAATGGGAATAAACTTAGGTTATGAGTCGATTGGTGCGAATGGAGTTATGGGTTGCATGGTGGGTGATCTAAATGGCGATGGAGTTCCTGATTTTTATATCGGCAACGGAGGTCCTGGCTCTGGCACCGCCGATAAATTATTTATGAGCTCTGCGGGTTCATTTGAATTGTCAGTTCCGACTTACGATGATTATACTTCATACATTGATTACCCGTCAAATATCCCGGCAGGATTACCTGTGCCTCCGTATCCTTATAGAACTCACGGAGTTAATTTTACAGATGTCAATGATGACGGAATTCTTGAGATAACAGTTGTTAATGGGGGAACTGCCTCTGCAGGTGATTCTGTTCAGGAGCCAAACAGGTTATTTATGTTGAATTCGTTAATCACGTATAATTATTTTATGGTTCAGCCTGTTGGTGATGGAGTCTCAGTTAGTAAAGACGCGATCGGTACCAGATTTGCCCTTACTATTAGTGATAGGGAGAGGAATGTGAGAACAATTTATAGAACTCTTTTTGGCGGCAGTTGCTTCTCAGCACAAAATGGTTTCTATGTGCACTTTGGAATTGGTTCTGCGGATACTATTGAGGAATTAAAAATCACATGGCCAGACGGAACGGTAACAGTTATTACTTCCGGATTGGCAATTAATACAAAAAATGTAGTTAATTATTTAACGGGAAGTAATATCGTATTGAATAAAGACACTAACCCAAATATTGAAATTGGTGATTTATCATATGAATTAAATCAAAATTATCCGAACCCTTTTAATCCGAGTACAATCATTAAATATCAAGTTCCGGCAGAAGGTGAAGTACAATTAATTATTTACGATGGACTCGGTAAACAAGTCGCATCTTTAGTAAATCAAGTTCAATCTCCTGGATCGTATGAAATAAATTTTGATGCAAAAGATTTATCCAGCGGAATTTATTTTTATCAGCTTCGAGCTGGTTCGTTTAATCAAATAAAAAAAATGATCTTGCTCAAATAA
- a CDS encoding T9SS type A sorting domain-containing protein, whose translation MLKVFDVLGNEVSTLVNEIKSSGIYEVEFDASYFPSGIYFYQLRAGDFVVSKKMTLIK comes from the coding sequence GTGCTTAAAGTTTTTGATGTCTTAGGCAATGAAGTATCAACGCTCGTAAACGAAATAAAATCCTCAGGAATATATGAAGTGGAGTTTGATGCATCTTATTTTCCAAGCGGCATATATTTTTACCAACTGCGAGCCGGAGATTTTGTCGTATCGAAAAAAATGACGTTAATCAAATGA
- a CDS encoding Omp28-related outer membrane protein: MKHKILLIFVLLTFTSILLAQEERKVLVEVFTNSHCPSCPNAHNVLEAYLADSNGAKISFIYYHMIYPYSDDPLYEQSMEDSDARNEYYSPVPFTPQGWFDSFHQGSTTTWKSSLDTFVTKDSPLRIQLNGTKSSTQFNINAKLTRTGNISEPDLVIHFVVAEDIYFDGRNSISYHKQVMRKMLPTSDGESFTIDLNEEKDFTQTIDLDELWDVDSLSVIVFVQSNASKRVYQSETINYSSLTITSIDEEGETPTEFTLEQNYPNPFNPTTKIKFTIPTSSEFLSEGEGKEGRGGLLCLKFLMS; this comes from the coding sequence ATGAAGCATAAAATTTTACTGATTTTTGTTTTACTTACTTTTACTTCAATACTTTTGGCACAGGAAGAGCGAAAAGTATTAGTTGAAGTCTTTACTAACTCACATTGTCCAAGCTGTCCTAACGCCCATAATGTTCTGGAAGCTTATTTGGCTGACAGTAACGGTGCTAAAATAAGTTTTATTTATTATCACATGATTTACCCGTATTCAGATGATCCTCTTTATGAACAAAGTATGGAAGATTCGGACGCTCGCAATGAATATTACTCACCCGTACCTTTCACCCCTCAAGGTTGGTTTGATAGTTTTCATCAGGGAAGCACCACTACCTGGAAATCAAGTCTTGACACTTTCGTTACAAAAGATAGCCCATTAAGAATTCAATTGAATGGGACGAAGAGTAGCACACAGTTCAATATCAACGCCAAACTAACTCGTACCGGAAATATTTCTGAACCCGATCTTGTAATACATTTTGTGGTTGCAGAAGATATTTATTTCGATGGAAGAAATTCTATCTCATATCATAAACAAGTAATGAGAAAAATGCTGCCAACTTCAGATGGCGAATCATTTACGATAGATCTGAATGAAGAGAAAGATTTTACACAGACAATTGATTTAGATGAATTGTGGGATGTGGATAGTTTAAGTGTTATTGTCTTTGTACAAAGTAATGCATCAAAGAGAGTCTATCAATCGGAAACAATAAATTATTCTTCACTGACAATTACAAGTATTGATGAAGAGGGAGAGACTCCAACTGAGTTTACACTTGAGCAAAACTACCCTAATCCATTTAATCCTACAACAAAAATAAAATTTACAATTCCCACTTCCTCTGAATTTCTTTCTGAGGGGGAAGGGAAGGAAGGCAGGGGTGGTTTACTGTGCTTAAAGTTTTTGATGTCTTAG
- a CDS encoding T9SS type A sorting domain-containing protein, which translates to MRTITQIFCTFLICMSTQVFSQLHTFKTENVFIVAIDGLRNNEGFESENLNLPLMWDSLRPQGTIYTKFFNTGITITNAGHSTIATGVRQILVNNCPIETLVRPKEPTIFEYYRKALDVPKEKTYFVNGKYCKLAYPVSIYPGFGMDIEPTLVNLANTENDLNVWDSTISAIDRDHPSLCYILFGQVDHQGHRGDTTKYLGAIRQADSLVFELWNKIQSDPVYANKTTMIVTSDHGRHDEQHGGWYSHGDYCHGCRHIIFLAIGPDIKTNTIIDVPRDQIDIAPTVGKLLGFSTPLAQGTVLTEMLTDTPQQPIATVNSPNNYFQELDISNSSGFTMSNSIAVQNEIINVVFSDNTGGENNIYNTRSENDGESWSTPQLIFTGSEEFYSEPVIISISDTSLFTVTSGYEYNNIDNTYTWFLSGIRSMDFGRSWQTNTVLDSGTTVSVRPSLSSDYKQLVNAVWLDYHGLKSFLSTDGGTTFALSGQITVSDGYAVSPSSIYIGKSFYTTWQSLDESNQFRDIWFDRKPWSTDIKITENNFNSYSYEPSLCSDKDSSLNLVYAHMIDAASSNHWAIYYTRSTDLGSTWEDAKNISGNLVSFSPIIKSSDNGNLVSVWASYSDNLWSIWGSFSVDGGSNWVSPFPITTSQNFSLDPDFSVRGDTLYLTWQDMRGGNMDIFFKKFVIDSVTDIEFENLTNVDQKEFSLKQNYPNPFNPSTVISYSLPQKEFVTIKVIDILGREVATLVNEVKPAGKFEVEFDASSLASGVYVYRIKAGSFTTSKKMLLTK; encoded by the coding sequence ATGAGAACTATTACGCAAATATTTTGTACATTTTTAATATGTATGAGTACACAAGTATTTTCGCAGTTACACACATTCAAGACAGAGAACGTATTTATAGTTGCTATTGATGGTCTAAGGAACAATGAAGGTTTTGAATCTGAAAATCTTAACCTTCCTTTGATGTGGGATAGCCTTCGTCCGCAGGGAACTATCTACACAAAGTTTTTTAACACTGGAATAACAATTACAAACGCTGGTCATTCAACCATCGCCACCGGAGTCAGACAGATTTTAGTGAATAATTGCCCCATTGAGACATTAGTAAGGCCCAAGGAGCCGACAATTTTTGAATATTATCGCAAAGCTCTTGATGTACCAAAGGAAAAAACTTACTTTGTAAATGGTAAGTACTGTAAGTTAGCTTATCCGGTCAGCATCTACCCAGGATTTGGAATGGATATCGAACCCACATTAGTAAATTTAGCAAACACAGAGAATGATCTGAATGTTTGGGATTCCACAATATCAGCAATTGATCGTGATCATCCTTCTCTATGTTATATTCTCTTCGGTCAGGTTGATCATCAAGGTCATAGAGGTGATACTACAAAATACTTAGGTGCAATACGTCAGGCTGATTCATTGGTCTTTGAACTATGGAATAAAATACAAAGTGATCCGGTTTATGCAAATAAAACTACAATGATTGTTACCTCCGATCATGGCCGACATGATGAACAACATGGGGGTTGGTATTCTCACGGAGACTATTGTCACGGATGCAGGCACATTATTTTCTTAGCTATCGGCCCGGATATTAAAACAAATACAATCATTGATGTACCTAGGGACCAAATAGATATTGCTCCAACTGTAGGAAAACTTCTGGGCTTTTCAACACCATTAGCACAAGGAACTGTTTTGACAGAAATGTTAACCGACACCCCCCAGCAGCCTATCGCCACAGTGAATTCACCAAATAATTATTTTCAAGAGTTAGATATCAGCAATAGCTCGGGATTCACTATGTCAAATTCGATTGCTGTTCAGAATGAAATCATTAATGTAGTCTTTTCAGATAATACTGGCGGCGAGAATAATATCTACAATACAAGAAGTGAAAATGACGGTGAATCTTGGTCAACTCCGCAACTCATTTTTACAGGTTCAGAGGAATTTTATTCTGAGCCTGTTATTATTAGTATCAGTGACACTAGTCTATTCACAGTTACATCAGGATATGAGTATAATAATATTGATAACACATACACTTGGTTTTTAAGTGGGATTCGAAGCATGGATTTTGGGAGGAGTTGGCAAACTAATACGGTTCTGGATTCCGGAACAACAGTCAGTGTCAGACCTTCATTAAGTTCTGATTATAAGCAGCTTGTAAATGCAGTTTGGTTAGATTATCACGGATTGAAAAGTTTCCTCAGTACTGATGGAGGAACAACATTTGCACTTAGTGGGCAAATCACCGTTTCTGACGGATACGCAGTTTCTCCATCAAGTATATACATTGGTAAGTCTTTTTATACTACCTGGCAGTCTCTTGATGAATCCAACCAGTTCAGGGATATTTGGTTTGACCGCAAACCTTGGTCAACAGATATTAAAATCACAGAAAATAATTTCAACAGTTATTCCTATGAGCCTTCACTTTGCTCGGATAAAGATAGTTCACTTAATCTCGTATATGCTCACATGATTGATGCAGCTTCATCAAATCACTGGGCGATTTATTACACACGTAGCACGGATTTAGGTTCCACTTGGGAGGATGCAAAAAATATCTCTGGCAATCTAGTATCATTTTCCCCTATCATCAAGTCATCCGATAATGGAAATCTTGTTTCAGTATGGGCATCATATTCAGATAATCTATGGAGTATCTGGGGTTCTTTTTCTGTAGATGGCGGATCGAATTGGGTCTCGCCTTTTCCGATTACAACATCTCAAAACTTTTCTCTTGACCCAGATTTTTCAGTAAGAGGTGATACATTATATTTGACTTGGCAGGATATGCGAGGCGGTAATATGGATATATTTTTTAAAAAATTTGTTATTGATTCGGTTACCGACATTGAATTTGAAAATTTAACAAATGTTGATCAAAAAGAGTTTTCACTGAAACAGAACTACCCCAACCCTTTTAATCCGAGTACAGTAATCTCTTACTCGCTGCCGCAAAAAGAGTTTGTGACAATAAAAGTAATTGATATACTCGGAAGGGAAGTGGCAACTCTTGTGAACGAAGTAAAACCTGCTGGCAAGTTTGAAGTAGAATTTGATGCTTCATCATTAGCAAGCGGAGTTTATGTTTACCGGATAAAAGCCGGAAGTTTTACAACTTCAAAGAAGATGCTGTTGACAAAGTGA